A genome region from Manis javanica isolate MJ-LG chromosome 3, MJ_LKY, whole genome shotgun sequence includes the following:
- the CLDND1 gene encoding claudin domain-containing protein 1 isoform X2, producing the protein MDNRFATAFVIACVLSLISTIYMAASIGTDFWYEYRSPVQENSSDLNKSIWSDFASDEADEKTYNDALFRYNGTVGLWRRCITIPQNTYWYSPPERTESFDLVTKCMSFTLNDQFMEKFVDPGNHNSGIDLLRTYLWRCQFLLPFVSVGLMCFGALIGLCACICRSLYPTIATGILHLLAGLCTLGSVSCYVAGIELLHQRLELPENVSGEFGWSFCLACVSAPLQFMASALFIWAAHTNRKEYTLMKAYRVA; encoded by the exons ATGGATAACCGTTTTGCTACAGCATTTGTAATTGCTTGTGTGCTGAGCCTCATTTCCACCATCTACATGGCAGCCTCAATTGGTACAGACTTCTGGTATGAATATCGAAGTCCAGTTCAAGAAAATTCCAGTGATTTGAACAAAAGCATCTGGAGCGACTTTGCTAGTGATGAGGCAGATGAAAAGACTTACAATGATGCCCTTTTCAGATATAATGGCACAGTGGGATTGTGGAGACGGTGTATCACTATACCCCAAAACACATATTGGTATAGCCCACCAGAAAGGACAg aatCATTTGATTTGGTCACAAAATGCATGAGTTTCACGCTAAATGACCAGTTCATGGAGAAATTTGTTGATCCTGGAAACCACAATAGTGGGATTGATCTGCTTCGGACAT ATCTTTGGCGTTGCCAGTTCCTTTTACCTTTTGTTAGTGTTGGTTTGATGTGCTTTGGGGCTTTGATTGGACTTTGTGCTTGTATCTGCCGAAGCTTGTATCCCACGATTGCCACAGGCATTCTTCATCTCCTTGCAG GTCTGTGTACACTGGGCTCAGTGAGTTGTTATGTTGCTGGAATTGAACTGCTCCATCAGAGACTAGAGCTGCCGGAGAATGTGTCTGGTGAATTTGGATGGTCCTTCTGCTTGGCTTGTGTCTCAGCTCCCTTACAGTTCATGGCTTCTGCTCTCTTCATCTGGGCTGCTCATACCAACCGCAAAGAATACACCTTAATGAAGGCATATCGTGTGGCATGA
- the CLDND1 gene encoding claudin domain-containing protein 1 isoform X1, whose product MGGDRLENKTSVSVASWSSLNARMDNRFATAFVIACVLSLISTIYMAASIGTDFWYEYRSPVQENSSDLNKSIWSDFASDEADEKTYNDALFRYNGTVGLWRRCITIPQNTYWYSPPERTESFDLVTKCMSFTLNDQFMEKFVDPGNHNSGIDLLRTYLWRCQFLLPFVSVGLMCFGALIGLCACICRSLYPTIATGILHLLAGLCTLGSVSCYVAGIELLHQRLELPENVSGEFGWSFCLACVSAPLQFMASALFIWAAHTNRKEYTLMKAYRVA is encoded by the exons ATGGGCG GTGATAGACTAGAGAACAAGACCTCTGTCTCCGTAGCATCCTGG AGCAGTCTGAATGCCAGAATGGATAACCGTTTTGCTACAGCATTTGTAATTGCTTGTGTGCTGAGCCTCATTTCCACCATCTACATGGCAGCCTCAATTGGTACAGACTTCTGGTATGAATATCGAAGTCCAGTTCAAGAAAATTCCAGTGATTTGAACAAAAGCATCTGGAGCGACTTTGCTAGTGATGAGGCAGATGAAAAGACTTACAATGATGCCCTTTTCAGATATAATGGCACAGTGGGATTGTGGAGACGGTGTATCACTATACCCCAAAACACATATTGGTATAGCCCACCAGAAAGGACAg aatCATTTGATTTGGTCACAAAATGCATGAGTTTCACGCTAAATGACCAGTTCATGGAGAAATTTGTTGATCCTGGAAACCACAATAGTGGGATTGATCTGCTTCGGACAT ATCTTTGGCGTTGCCAGTTCCTTTTACCTTTTGTTAGTGTTGGTTTGATGTGCTTTGGGGCTTTGATTGGACTTTGTGCTTGTATCTGCCGAAGCTTGTATCCCACGATTGCCACAGGCATTCTTCATCTCCTTGCAG GTCTGTGTACACTGGGCTCAGTGAGTTGTTATGTTGCTGGAATTGAACTGCTCCATCAGAGACTAGAGCTGCCGGAGAATGTGTCTGGTGAATTTGGATGGTCCTTCTGCTTGGCTTGTGTCTCAGCTCCCTTACAGTTCATGGCTTCTGCTCTCTTCATCTGGGCTGCTCATACCAACCGCAAAGAATACACCTTAATGAAGGCATATCGTGTGGCATGA
- the CLDND1 gene encoding claudin domain-containing protein 1 isoform X3: protein MGGDRLENKTSVSVASWSSLNARMDNRFATAFVIACVLSLISTIYMAASIGTDFWYEYRSPVQENSSDLNKSIWSDFASDEADEKTYNDALFRYNGTVGLWRRCITIPQNTYWYSPPERTESFDLVTKCMSFTLNDQFMEKFVDPGNHNSGIDLLRTYLWRCQFLLPFVSVGLMCFGALIGLCACICRSLYPTIATGILHLLAESSCHAVGPRPHEEVLCRCYS, encoded by the exons ATGGGCG GTGATAGACTAGAGAACAAGACCTCTGTCTCCGTAGCATCCTGG AGCAGTCTGAATGCCAGAATGGATAACCGTTTTGCTACAGCATTTGTAATTGCTTGTGTGCTGAGCCTCATTTCCACCATCTACATGGCAGCCTCAATTGGTACAGACTTCTGGTATGAATATCGAAGTCCAGTTCAAGAAAATTCCAGTGATTTGAACAAAAGCATCTGGAGCGACTTTGCTAGTGATGAGGCAGATGAAAAGACTTACAATGATGCCCTTTTCAGATATAATGGCACAGTGGGATTGTGGAGACGGTGTATCACTATACCCCAAAACACATATTGGTATAGCCCACCAGAAAGGACAg aatCATTTGATTTGGTCACAAAATGCATGAGTTTCACGCTAAATGACCAGTTCATGGAGAAATTTGTTGATCCTGGAAACCACAATAGTGGGATTGATCTGCTTCGGACAT ATCTTTGGCGTTGCCAGTTCCTTTTACCTTTTGTTAGTGTTGGTTTGATGTGCTTTGGGGCTTTGATTGGACTTTGTGCTTGTATCTGCCGAAGCTTGTATCCCACGATTGCCACAGGCATTCTTCATCTCCTTGCAG